From one Nilaparvata lugens isolate BPH chromosome 2, ASM1435652v1, whole genome shotgun sequence genomic stretch:
- the LOC120349923 gene encoding uncharacterized protein LOC120349923 — protein sequence MESGECRARLSLSQCSLIAELMQQGQQSQSAADGLPSAAAGRLSRVRTRLARLGRSTTTDDAVEDAAAPGGRRHLLRHIILRDTESDTESCSRVSADEEDSADEEDDEEPKARGRPRRSTTECPDPDAASSAHDSQETLFEKLGQRIKQRSDRVHKDTIMWAYSKKELFNHHIE from the exons ATGGAGAGTGGAGAGTGTAGAGCTCGCTTGAGCTTGAGTCAGTGTTCATTGATCGCTGAGCTGATGCAGCAGGGGCAGCAGTCGCAGTCAGCGGCTGACGGACTGCCTTCAGCGGCGGCGGGTCGCTTGTCGCGCGTGCGGACGCGGTTGGCGCGGCTGGGACGGTCGACGACGACCGACGACGCGGTCGAGGATGCCGCCGCACCGGGAGGCCGACGTCACCTGCTGCGACACATAATCCTGCGTGACACCGAGTCGGACACTGAGTCGTGTTCGCGCGTGTCGGCCGATGAAGAGGACAGTGCCGACGAGGAGGATGACGAGGAGCCCAAGGCGAGAGGACGCCCCCGGCGATCGACCACCGAGTGTCCTGACCCGGACGCCGCTTCCTCCGCTCACGACTCGCAGGAAACTCTATTCGAGAAGCTCGGTCAGCGCATCAAGCAGCGCAGTGATCGGGTACACAAG GATACAATAATGTGGGCCTATTCGAAGAAGGAACTATTCAACCATCACATAGAATAA